Proteins from a single region of Mus pahari chromosome 2, PAHARI_EIJ_v1.1, whole genome shotgun sequence:
- the C2H12orf4 gene encoding protein C12orf4 homolog, with protein MKKNRERFCNKEREFVYKFQVGCERLELRVPLRFPVEENASHLHGRLMLLHSLPCFIESDLKDALSQFIEEESLRDHDSDAEACLEAVKSGEVDLHQLASTWAKAYAETTLEHARPEEPNWDEDFADVYHDLIHSPASETLLNLEHNYFVSISELIGERDVELKKLRERQGIEMEKVMQELGKSLTDQDVNSLAAQHFESQQDLENKWSNELKQSTAIQKQEYQEWVIKLHQDLKNPNNSSLSEEIKVQPSQFRESADAAGRIYEEQRKLEESFTIHLGAQLKTMHNLRLLRADMLDFCKHKRTHGSGVKLHRLQTALSLYSTSLCGLVLLVDNRINSYSGIKRDFATVCQECTDFHFPRIEEQLEVVQQVALYARTQRRSKCKEARDSGNQNGGSDDKSKNAERNYLNILPGEFYITRHSNLSEIHVAFHLCVDDNVKSGNITARDPAIMGLRNILKVCCTHDVTTISIPLLLVHDMSEEMTIPWCLRRAELVFKCVKGKSSQLLEGEPPKGKAKLPLSQSISEEMFYQLSNMLPQIFRVSSTLTLTSKH; from the exons atgaagaaaaacCGAGAAAGGTTCTGCAACAAGGAAAGGGAATTCGTGTACAAGTTCCAGGTAGGATGTGAGCGCTTAGAGCTGAGAGTGCCTCTCAGGTTTCCCGTGGAGGAGAATGCCAGTCATCTGCATGGACGTCTGATGCTGCTGCACAGCTTGCCCTGCTTCATAGAGAGTG ACTTAAAAGATGCTCTGAGCCAGTTTATAGAAGAAGAATCCCTCAGAGACCATGACAGCGATGCAGAAGCATGCTTGGAAGCTGTTAAATCCGGCGAAGTAGATCTGCACCAGCTGGCAAGTACGTGGGCCAAAGCCTACGCTGAG ACCACCTTAGAGCATGCGAGACCTGAGGAGCCTAACTGGGATGAAGACTTTGCAGATGTGTACCATGACCTAATCCACTCCCCGGCCTCTGAAACTCTCTTAAATCTGGAACATAACTACTTCGTTAGCATCTCAGAACTGATTGGTGAAAGAGATGTGGAGCTGAAAAAGTTACGAGAGAG ACAAGGTATTGAAATGGAAAAGGTGATGCAGGAACTGGGGAAATCACTCACAGATCAAGATGTGAATTCACTGGCTGCCCAGCACTTTGAGTCCCAGCAA GACTTAGAGAATAAATGGTCAAATGAACTGAAACAGTCTACGGCTATCCAGAAGCAAGAATATCAGGAATGGGTGATAAAGCTTCATCAGGACctaaaaaaccccaacaacagcTCCCTCAG TGAAGAGATTAAAGTGCAGCCGAGTCAGTTCAGAGAGTCTGCGGACGCCGCTGGGAGGATCTATGAGGAgcagaggaagctggaggagagCTTCACCATTCACCTGG GAGCCCAGTTGAAGACCATGCACAATCTGCGGCTGCTGAGGGCAGACATGCTGGACTTCTGTAAGCATAAGAGAACTCACGGGAGTGGCGTGAAGCTCCACCGGTTGCAGACAGCACTGTCCCTCTACTCCACATCTCTCTGTGGCCTGGTTTTGCTAGTAGATAATCGAATTAATTCATATAGCGGCATCAAAAGAG ATTTTGCTACAGTTTGCCAAGAATGTACGGACTTCCACTTCCCTCGGATTGAGGAACAACTGGAGGTTgtccagcaggtggcgctgtacGCGAGAACCCAGCGCAGGAGCAAGTGCAAGGAGGCCCGCG aTTCTGGAAACCAAAATGGAGGAAGTGATGATAAATCTAAGAATGCTGAGAgaaactatttaaatattttacctg GAGAATTTTACATTACACGTCATTCTAATCTCTCGGAAATCCATGTTGCTTTCCACCTCTGTGTGGATGATAATGTGAAGTCGGGAAATATCACTGCTCGGGATCCTGCTATTATGGGACTCCGAAATATACTCAAAGTCTGCTGTACCCACGACGTCACAACGATAAGCATCCCGCTCTTGCTGGTGCATGATATGTCCGAG gAAATGACTATTCCTTGGTGCTTAAGGAGAGCAGAACTGGTATTTAAGTGTGTCAAAGGTAAGTCTTCCCAGTTATTGGAAGGAGAGCCTCCCAAAGGAAAAGCAAAGTTGCCTCTGTCTCAG AGCATTTCTGAAGAAATGTTTTATCAGCTGAGTAACATGCTTCCACAGATCTTCCGGGTCTCCTCAACGCTCACCCTGACATCCAAACACTAA